The nucleotide window atttaaatcattttatctgTTTCTGGCTTAACAGGAAAAATACAACCATGGAAAATTATGATGATTTATTTAATACGATTGCTCTATAGTGTTAATAAAACCTATTAGGTATTTTGCATATTACATATCAAGGAGAGTTTGAATCTCaggtagaaacaaaaaaaaatacatcaaaagtTCCTCATGTGAGTGCAGAATTCAATCGTCCCGTGCAGGGGTAAGTGAGTCTGAGATGTGTTTTGAGCCTGGCCGTTGCGCATGATGTGAACTGACAAGTCTAGTCTGCAGTTTTCAGAAACCCTCATTCCTCCCTTGACTGACTCACCACTTGAACCTCATATGACGTAGAAGAAGCCTACCTATGTCCCCTTCACATGTTGTGGTCAATGTGTCAACTGCACGATCCGGGCCCCTCACCACATCCTCTGCACCGGTCAGTCGAGCCGAGTCACTGCGTCCTGGCAGCAGAAGCTGCACCATGTCCATGTCACCCACGGTCATCATCCTGGCATGTCTTGGTGAGTCCTGGAAGGGAAGGAGCACCAGGGTTACACTATGGGCCTGCAGATTGGGTGTCTCCCCAGCAGAGAGCCATGTTCTGAAGCAAGTGAGTGGTGAGGATGAGTTAATTTTCAGTCCAGCGTGGCGCCCAGTGGCTCAGGAGGAAAGGGTAGGTTGGTGCCGAGATGAATAGTTCATCATGATCTTTCTTTGCAGGGTTCTTCTTGGACCAGAGTGTGTGGGCACACGTGGGTGAGTCCTTCCCCAAATGATGGGTTGCCATCTTCACCCCAATACAAGTGAATTTTCCGGAAATGGGAGGGAGGCAGCACAGAGGGTGGGCTGATGGGCTGACCATGGGAAGGCCTGGGGGGAGTCTCTCATGAACTAGTAAGAGGAGATCCTGGGAGTCTCTCATGAACTAGTAAGAGGAGATCCTGGGAGTCTCTCATGAACTAGTAAGAGGAGATCCTGGGAGTCTCTCATGAACTAGTAAGAGGAGATCCTGGGAGTCTCTCATGAACTAGTAAGAGGAGATCCTGGTATGCTCAGCCCTCTGTTTTGTCTTAGCCCTCCCCAGCCTTTCTTCCCCATGGCTGAGTTGAGCTctgtgtggcccaggcgggaTACTGAGGTGCTCAAAGCTGGGGTGTGTGGGGGGATGTGGTGTCACCGACAGAGGAGGGAAGGGTAGCAGTGTTAGGAACAGCAGGTCCTCTGAGGACAAGAGGGTAACTCACACCCTCCAGCGTTTCCATGACGGTAGGGGCTGCAGTGTGGCTGCTGTCATTCTGCCAGAAGAGGTGGGGGAACCACAGCCACGACCCTGCCATTCCAAATCCTCTGATGGAGCTCAGTTGTTTATTGTGGTTCAGGCATTAGCTAATATTCCATTCACAAAGGTCATACCCTCCACCCCATGTCTACTTTGTGTTGTTTGGTGTAACTAATCTTGCAGTATTAAAATCTAGTAAGAGTCCCTTACTCAGCACCTGCTCAGTTCTCAACTGACACTTTTGTTGTAGGGAGACGCCACGTCTATGCGGGATGGGTCCTTCCTGTAGCCCCAGGCACCCAGGTGTGGTAGGAGCcttagaaagaagaaatgaggagAATCTTCTGagcacagggagggaggggcagctCAACATACTCCTCTCTGAGGCGGCATCTCCTTCTCCCCAAGGTGGTCAGGACAAGCCCTTCTGCTCTGCCTGGCCCAGCGCTGTGGTGCCTCAAGGAGGACACGTGACTCTTCGGTGTCACTATCGTCGTGGGTTTAACATCTTCACGCTGTACAAGAAAGATGGGGTCCCTGTCCCTGAGCTCTACAACAGAATATTCTGGAACAGTTTCCTCATTAGCCCTGTGACCCCAGCACACGCAGGGACCTACAGATGTCGAGGTTTTCACCCGCACTCCCCCACTGAGTGGTCGGCACCCAGCAACCCCCTGGTGATCATGGTCACAGGTCAGAGGGCTCCTGTCTGGGCTTCTCCTTGTCCCACCTCCTGAGTCCCAGAGCTTCTGGTGGGGGTGTCCACCAGAGTCCGATCATCCAGGCCCCAACTATATTTGGGGTAAAGGGGGATTGAATACAGGGGAATGGGTGCTGTGTTGGAAAGAATAAGTGTCCCCATCGATGGCCACATTGTAATCCTTGGAGCCTGTGACTATGTTATAGGGCAGGGGACTGAAGGGGAAGATGGAGCTCAGGTTGTTGATGAGTtgaccttgagatggggagatggcCTGGACTCTCCCACTGGgctcagtgtaatcacaagggtccatatgagtggagaaggaagaggagaatgggGATTAGAGCAGCATCGTGGGATACTCCACCAGCCACTGTgggctttgaaggtggaggaagaCCACGAGCCACGAAGGGGCTGGAGAAATCAATGGAACTGATTCTCCCGAGTCTCCAGAGGGAATGCAGCCCTGCAGATGCCTTGATTGTAGCCCAGGAAGAACAGGGTCTGATTTCTGTCTCCAGAAGTGGAAGGGGTCAGTGTGTTCTCTCCTGTCGCCATGTTTGTGATAATTTTCTCCAGCAACAACAGGAAACCAACACAGGAACCCAGGTGAAGGACAAGTTAAAAAACCAAACAAGAAGGTTGGCTACCCTGAGATCAGCAAGGGTGCACTGCTGATGCCACCACCAGGCTGGAACCACATAGGGAGGGATCGACAGGAAgagttgggggtggagggtgagagagagagagagagcactagGCCATAGAGCAGGGCAGTGAGTTCTCAGCTCAGGTGGGAGGGGAGCTGTGACAAGGAAGAACCTCCCTGAGGAAACTGCCTCTTCTCCTTCCAGGTCTATATGAGAAACCTTCGCTTACAGCCCGGCCGGGCCCCACGGTTCGCACAGGAGAGAACGTGACCTTGTCCTGCAGCTCCCAGAGCTCCTTTGACATCTACCATCTATCCAGGGAGGGGGAAGCCCATGAACTTAGGCTCCCTGCAGTGCCCAGCATCAATGGAACATTCCAGGCCGACTTCCCTCTGGGTCCTGCCACCCACGGAGAGACCTACAGATGCTTCGGCTCTTTCCATGGATCTCCCTACGAGTGGTCAGACGCGAGTGACCCACTGCCTGTTTCTGTCACAGGTGAGGAAAGCCAATGTCTGTCCCATGTCCTATGGTCCTAGAGCCTTAGCTGAGGAGCTTCCTGCTGATGATGGAGAGAAGCATGGACAGATGTGGAGAGAAGATGCAGCATGGTGTGAGGGTGGGATCAGGGCACAGGATGGCAGACAGGGCACCTCCAAACCCTCCTGCATGGCCTGCATGGAAGCTTGCAGTAAGGGCTCCGGGTACCCAGGCAGATGGAGAAAGTGGTCAGGACAGACCCAGAGGAGGGAGACTGGGCTCAGTTTGGGGAGATCAGAGGTTCCCTCAGCCCCTCAACCTTACCCATTTCCCAGaagcccaccctggcctctcacCTACACAGAGATGTCATCACCAGCAACCCctacactttttcttttcctttgaaaaaatgcTGATTGAGGTTAAATATACCTATATAATTTATCaactttaccatttttaagtgtaaaatctAGGGATCATAAATACCTTTATatgctgtgtgcggtggctcacgcctgtaatctcagcattttgagacgccaaggcaggtggatcatttaaaATCAGgggctggagaccagcccggccaacatggggGAACCAAtctttactaaaaagacaaaaaaaataaaattagccaggcatggtgccaggcgcctataatcccagcaacttgggaggctgaggcgggagagtggcttaaacccaggaggaggaggttgcagtgagctgagatcatgccactgcactgcagcctggtgacacagagagactctgtctctaaataaataaataaataaatacttttatattcttcttttgtTACCCTCCACCCCTTCCTTCCTAACCTCTGGTatccaccattctactctctaccttcatGAGGTCCACCTTTTACATCCTGCATGTGAGTAAGAAATGGCAATCCTTGTAATGACCTCTAGtccatccatgtggctgcaaatgacaggacgTTACTCTTTCTATGGATGAGTTgtctccattgtgtgtatgtactacattctctctatccattcatccactgatgggcaGGTAGGTTGACTCCacatcttggctactgtgaacagtgctggaacagtcatgggagtgcagatgtcacTTCAATACACTGAAGtccttttctttgcatttacaCCCActagtggaattgctagatcctCTGGATGTTCtctttttaggttttgttttatgctttttgtttttttgacatagcgtttcactcttgttgcccaagctggagtgcaatggcaccacctgggctcactgcaacctctacctccaggattcaagtgattctccagcctcagcctcccgagtagttgggattactggtgcccgccaccaagcctggctgatttttgtatttttagtagagacggggtttcaccatgttagccaggctggtctcgaactcttgacctccagtgatctgcccacttcagcctcccaaggtgctgggattacaagcgtgagccacagtgcctaatctcttttcagtttttaagGAACTTCCATATTCTTCTCCTCtgtaatggctgtattaatttacattcctatcaacagtgtatcagggttctcctttctccaccaccttgccaacatttgttttGTCTGTCTCTGAGATAAAACCCATTGTAATGGggtgagatgatagctcattgtgacttcatttgcatttctctgatgattagtgatactgagcactttttcatatatgcaatgtatatatgttcatttgtatgttttgttcattgagaaatgtctgttcaggtcttttactaattttataattaaattattagttttattgaggtgtttgagcttcttttatattctagttattaatcccatctcagatgcatagtttgcaaatatttgctcccattctgtgggttttctcttcttCACTTCATTGGTTGCTTCCTTTGCGGTGCAGAAGCTGCTTGATTTGATATAATCCCAAtggtctattttttttgttgttgttgtgattACTTGTGTTTTTGAGGTTTTAAACAAAATGTCTTCCCTCAGACaaatgtcctggagcatttctcCAGTGTTTCCTTTTAGACATTTAATGGATTCAGGTcttaagtcattaatccattttcatctgatttttgtgtatggtgagaggtAGAGGTGCAGTTTCATCCctctgcatgtagatatccagttttccctgcaccatttattgaaatgacTGTCCTTTCCAGATTGTAGATTCTTCGAACCTTTGTCAAAGTCCATTGGATGTAAATGGGTGGATTACATCCGTGTTCTTCATTCTGCTTCATTGTTTTATGTGCTTTTCTTTATGCCAATGTCATGTTGTTTTGCTTACTACAGCTCTGTAACATATttttaagtcaggtagtgtgatgctccTGTTTTCTCCTTATACCTTGAAGTCTCAAGATAGTTGGTGTCACCTACAATGATTATGGAGAATGGGATGCCAGGACTCCCAGGGCCCAACATTAGATAATAGAAGGTTGGCCATGAACCAACCTCAAAGATTTCCATTGAGTAGAAAAGACAGGCATCCTCATTGCCACACCTCTCTCCTGTCCCATGTTCTAGGAAACCCTTCTAGTAGTTGGCCTTCACCCACTGAACCAAGCTTCAAAACTGGTAAGTGAAGGACCCCTCTTATCTCTGCTTTTGGAAACCTGGGGAGGTAGAAGCCTTGGATTCAAGCGTTGGCTCAGCACCTGCCAGCTCTGTGATTGTGGGCCTGTCTTCCATTGTCTCTGAACCCCAGACACTCCAACAGCGAAAGGGATCTGGGCCCAGCACAGGGCTCAGTGAAATCTCTTAATCTCTAATTTTCTGCTGCTGAGACCTCAGGGTAGAAGGATGAGTGCAAATCAGACATTCTTCTCAGGAAAAATGCTGTGTTTGTTCTGCCTGCATTCCTAACTGGGAGGACAAATGCCTGGGGGcttgagaaggggaaggaaggggaacattTTTGAGGGTGGTGTGTTTGTAGAGAAGTTCTACTTGCCAAGGAATGAGCTCCTGTCTGTCATGATCCAACCCTGGTTGACTTAGTGGAACAAGAGCTTTGCGGTAAGAGAGAACGTAGTTCATCCGTGCACATGACACTTCCACTTACTCGTTCAGCCACTGCCCCATGCTCAGACTGTGCAGTGTGGAACTTTTTCCTATGTTGCCATAACAAATTTCCACAAGCTTCGTGGATggaaaccacatttttaaaaaatatctcatgGTGCTGTAGCTCAGAAGTATGAAATGCAtcatctcactgggctaaaatcaaggtgacAGCAAGGCTGCCTTCCCTCTGAATGTTCCAGGCAAGAATCTGCTTCCTCACTTTTCCCAGCTCCTAGAGGctcccacattccttggctcctggTCCCCGTCTTCCTCCCTCAAAGTCCACAAAGGCTGGTCACGCCTCTCACACGGCATCACTCAGACCCTTCTTCCTTGTCCACACCTCTTTCTCTGAATGCTGCTCTgccttcttcctcatcttttaaGGACTTTGGCATTCTATTGGAAACACCAAGATAATCCATCATAATTTCCCTAAAATCATCTAGGATACCCTCCTTTTAAGGTTAGCTGATTAGCAACCGTAATTCCATCTGCAATCTGCATTCCTTTTTTCCatgtaaaataacatattcaCAAGATATGGCGACTAGGACAGGAACATTTTGGGGTGGGGCGGCATTCTTATCCTTTCCACAAATGGTAAACAAGGTGCATTTGGCCTCTGCTCTTGGACACTGATATTGCAAAGGATTAAATGGGAGGGCAGAAAATGAATACACCAGTGGACCAATAAATGAATGATCCATTGGGAAGCATCTGTGCATGagaatgattgattgattggttgtTTTTATGAGACGGTGTCtccctctgtgccccaggctggagtgcagtggcgggatctcggctcaccgcaacctccacctcccaggttaaagcgattctctaCACTCAGCTTCccgagaggctgggattacacccatgtcccaccacgcctggctaatttttttttggtattttttttttagtacagacaaggttttaccatgttgcccaggctatctcaaactcccaaccttaagggatccgcccgtctcagcctcccaaagtgctgagattagaggcgtgagccaagGCGCCGAGccgtattttaaaagaaataatagataatGCTGAGTGTATAATTTCGGGTGACAGAGAAGTTCTCACTGATCAAATAATACTTGTGAccttaatgaaaaaaatagatcaaCCCCTGGAAGATTGGCGGAAGGATTTTCCACACAGCTGTCAGCCGTGAAGGCACAAAGGTGAAAACAATGTTATGTGGAAGGAAGAGGCTCTGCCTGAAATGCTGGGAATGACATGGGGAGAATGACAAGACGACtgtggagagacagagagcactCTGGGTACACAGGAAACTAAGGAGGAACAAGGAGCGTGTGTTTGATACTCACAGCCATTGGACTTACCTCGGGGCTAACTGGGAATCCCTACATGATGAATAGTGACTGACATGAAAATAAGGGAGGCCCAGGTGCATAACTGGAATCTAGGAGACTGTGGAAAAGGCAATTCCCGCCCCCCTGGTGAAATGTGGTGCTGATTTAGAcactaaatgaatgaaagatgGACACAAGATGTGTTTGTGAGGTAGAGTAATTTGCAGGGAGGGCTTGCCTGGTTTGATTTTTCCTAATTGTTTAATCTTCACTTCATTGATTTCtttctgagatttatttttcctACATGTAAATCAATACTTGGCAGAGGAGTGAGAGATACATGAGGGGTGGTGCAAAGGAAGAGACCTATTATAATATAACACACAAGGTTCtgaacggtggctcacacctgtaacccaacattttgggaggctgaggaggctggaTCAagtgagatcaggagttcgagatcagcctggacaacatggtgaaaccccatctctactaaatatacaaaaactagctgggggtggtggcgcgtgcctgtaataccagctattcgggaagttgaagaaggagaatggcttcaaccagggagggagaggttacagtgagccaagatcgcgtcattgcactgcaccctaggtgacagagtgagactccatggcaaaaaataaaaataaagaatacataaatataatataacataCACGAATGACAAAGGCACACCAATTCCAAtcatcatttttctatttctctataaTGACTTCTTTGATCCTTTATCCTATCCGTAAGAAAATCAGGCGAAAACATCTTCCTTATTTGGCTTTCTGTGAGCATGAGATCATATGGAAAATGTGAAACCCACCAGCGCAGGTCCTGGAATAGACAACGTGATCTGTTCATGGCACAAAACTTGCCCCTTCACCCAAATCCCCCACCTCACCCCTACTTCCAATCACATTAATGATACAGATAGATCATGGGGAGGTAAAAACTAATATTCTTTGGAGTTCAGATCGTAGACTCAGAGACCAGTGCCAGCACTATCTCCTGGTCACCTTTTGGAGTAATTCACAGAAAGACAGGCTGTATTGAAGCAACAGATGATGGAGGGGGTGGTCTTTCCCCCAGACTCTCGGGTGGAACAGCAGCCTAATATCTGACTCCCAAGATGACAAAAGTAGCATGTTGCCCACGAGCTTCATCATTATTTCCTGGCTGTTTGATATAAGACAGCTCAACCTCACTTATGTTGATTTCAATGtcactgttttttccttttcttggagaATGTAATTTGTTTGAGTCAAGAGGGTTGTGGATGTAGAAACTGTAAAGCACATTCACTGTGTATCAATCCCAGTCCAGTCTTCCCAGAGAAGACTCTAAACACCTCCCATACTGCACCTGGGGCTGTGCCAATTTCTATCACTCACCATCACTCCAGGGAGACAGAACACACAGGGAATACATTACATAGGCAGGTTCATTACTTATAGATAAGCAGCGAGTGACAACAGAAACCTTCCTTTCAGGGTGAGCCAGTCCCTCAAGGCTCAGAAAAACTGCTCAGGACACATGGAGTCACTTCATGTGCACTGTAGCTGGGGGAAGCCAGAAAGCAGCCCAGCCTGGGTTTTGTACCCTGGAGCCACAGGGAACACTCAGCTAAAGCACTGCATGATGTTCTCCTCCAGGAAGAACAGGAAGACAGCCCAGGCTGTTCTGAGACGTTCCTCCTGATCTCAGGATGTTGCTGTCTTAGCctatttttgttgctataaaagaacacttgagcctgggtatcttctaaagaaaagagatgtGTTTGGCTCACTGATCTGCACGCTGTACTAGAAGCAGGACACTACCATCTATTTCTGGCTGCGGCCTCAGGCTGCTCCCACACTGACAGAAGAGAAGGGGGTCCTGCGTGTGCAGAGAccacagagatcacatggcaagagagggagaaagggggtGTGATGGAGCTTCCAAGCTCTTTTTAAGAATCAACTCTCCAGGGTACTAATAGAGGGAGAACTTGCTAACCCCGTCCTCTGGGGacagcattaatctattcatgatggatccacccccatgaccaaaacacccCTCCCAATAGGCACAACCtcccacactggggattaaatttcaaagTGGGGTTTGGAGGGGTCAAACATTGAAACAATAGCAGTTGTATCATCAGCACATTCTATTGTTATTATGAAAACTATAACGGAGAAAGCAGGAGAAAGCTGGGTCTCCCGCCTCGTGGGTGCTTGTCCTAAAGAGGTGTTTTATGTGGTTGCCTGGCAACCAAGAAATGAGAGACAATCCACAAAGAGGAACTGCTATGGTTAGCTTCTTATTGGATTCTCATCTTCCTCCAGGTATCGCCAGACACCTGCATGCTGTGATTAGGTACTCAGTGGCCATCATCCTCTTCAccatccttcccttctttctccttcatcgctggtgctccaaaaaaaaaagtaagcctcACGAAGCAGAGGCCAGAGAACTCAGGGCCCTGTGCGGAAGCAGGATGGGAGCACGCAGGTGTGTGTTCCTCACTGGCAGGAAAGTCTCTGGCCCAAGGCAGGAGCCAGAGGCAGAGCTTTCTAGAGAGAGCACCAGACACCCTGCCCCTGCCTTCAGCTCACAGACCATTGCCTGATTGTGAACTGTATCCTCACGTCCCCTGCAGCCACTCACATCCAGGAGAAGATTCCATGACAGGCAGAAAGTGGGAGATAGAATCAATGGGATGGGAACTGACAGCTATTCATGGAATGGGGTCTTGCACTCAGAGAGATGGAATGTCTGAGTCTGGCTGTTGGCAGCTGAGGGACCTCAGGCACCTATGGCCTCCCCCTGTGTGTTGGTATCTGTTCATGAAATGAGGACCCAGAAGTGCCCTCCCAGCTGTTTCGATTGCTTCCGTCTCCTACAGATGCTGCTGTAATGAACCAAGAGCCTGCGGGACACAGAACAGTGAACAGGGAGGTAGGTCCTCCTAGCCCAGCCTCATGGATACAGTCTTATTCCCTAATAGTCCTGAAAAATGTGAACACCCTCCCTCACTCAGGATTTCCCTCTCTCCAGGACTCTGATGAACAAGACCCTCAGGAGGTGACATACGCACAGTTGGATCACTGCATTTTCACACAGAGAAAAATCACTGGCCCTTCTCAGAGGAGCAAGAGACCCTCAACAGATACCAGCGTGTGTATAGAACTTCCAAATGCTGAGCCCAGAGCGTTGTCTCCTGCCCATGAGCACCACAGTCAGGCCTTGATGGGATCTTCTAGGGAGACAACAGCCCTGTCTCAAACCCAGCTTGCCAGCTCTAATGTACCAGCAGCTGGAATCTGAAGGCGTGAGTCTCCATCTTAGAGCATCACTCTTCCTCACACCACAAATCTGGTGCCTGTCTCTTGCTTACCAATGTCTAAGGTCCCCACTGCCTGCTGCAGAGAAAACACACTCCTTTGCTTAGCCCACAATTCTCTATTTCACTTgacccctgcccacctctccaacCTAACTGGCTTACTTCCTAGTCTACTTGAGGCTGCAATCACACTGAGGAACTCACAATTCCAAACATACAAGAGGCTCTCTCTTAACACGGCACTTAGACACGTGCTGTTCCACCTTCCCTCGTGCTGTTCCACCTTTCCTCAGACTATTTTTCAGCCTTCTGGCATCAGCAAACcttataaaatttttttgattTCAGTGTAGTTCTCTCCTCTTCAAATAAACATGTCTGCCTTCATTCTTTAGGTGACTCTTTTTTTGGCTGAAAGTTTCCAGTGTTATCATTACCATGTCCAAATAACTCCAACTGTTCTCCACTGGGTTCTCACCCCTGGACTCTGAGCTTCTGGAAGCAGGGTGGAGCCTGATTTGTCTCTGAGACTCCAATTTCCATCCAAAGATGCAGCACATAAGAGGTTCCAAGGATCGTGAATCACATGAACAAGTGATATTCTTACTCTCTGCAGACCTGGAAAGCTGGCAGAGTCATTCCATGATGAAACATTTGTAGAGTCATAGGCCTTGTTAGTCTCATCTCCACGGGGACACATATCAACACATCATCTTTCATACTATAAATATACAGTCGGTCCTCTGTATCTGTGGGATTTACAGGTGTTTATTGAACcaaatataaatcaaaaatattcagagaaaaaatccacaaagtttcaaaaagcaaaactatgttgaatggaCACAAATGAAGCTGTGTGTAGGCTGTATCAGGAATTATAAATAATCAAGGGATGATTTCATGtacacaggaggatgtgcatgggTTATTTGCAAATGCTGTGCCATTTCATGTAAGAGGCTTGAGCGTCTGCAGATTGTGCTATCTGAGTGGAGATCCTGAAACCAATCACCCACGAATagtgagggatgactgtatataatttttatttctcaattttaaatataaaacataaaaaaattacaataacaagataaaataaacaaGTGTTTTATAGTGTGAGAATACGTttagatatatttttctctatgtgtAACCCTTGGGCCCATGTTATTTATTGAGAAGACATTCTATTCCACCTTAAACCACATGGCAGCCTTTGTCAACTATAAAGCGACTGTGTGTACACGGATGTATTTTAGACACTGTTTTCTGCTCAGTGGCTCTCTCTCTGTCCACTCTCTTGAGAATGCTGCATTTTATGCAGCCTTATACAACCCCTAAAATTTGGTAGCTGGAGTCCTCTAGTTATTTATTATAGGCTATTTGctatgctttttttatttttcttgaggcagagtctcgctctgttgcccaggctggagtgcagtggcacgatctcggctcactgcaacttccgcctcccaggttcaagggattccgtgcctcagcctcttgaatagctggcattacaagtgCCTGCTaccaggcatggctaatttttgtatttttagcagagacatggtttcactatattggccaggctggtctcaaactcctgacctcggttgATCACTCACCtcggcttccaaagtgctggggaaatTGATTTTCTATAGCATTATGTTACTGgatatttctgtaaaatttaaaatgagggaggcagagagacagagagagagcaaacCATG belongs to Homo sapiens chromosome 19 genomic scaffold, GRCh38.p14 alternate locus group ALT_REF_LOCI_24 HSCHR19KIR_ABC08_AB_HAP_C_P_CTG3_1 and includes:
- the KIR2DL4 gene encoding killer cell immunoglobulin-like receptor 2DL4 isoform a precursor (isoform a precursor is encoded by transcript variant 1; The RefSeq protein has 2 substitutions compared to this genomic sequence) — protein: MSMSPTVIILACLGFFLDQSVWAHVGGQDKPFCSAWPSAVVPQGGHVTLRCHYRRGFNIFTLYKKDGVPVPELYNRIFWNSFLISPVTPAHAGTYRCRGFHPHSPTEWSAPSNPLVIMVTGLYEKPSLTARPGPTVRAGENVTLSCSSQSSFDIYHLSREGEAHELRLPAVPSINGTFQADFPLGPATHGETYRCFGSFHGSPYEWSDPSDPLPVSVTGNPSSSWPSPTEPSFKTGIARHLHAVIRYSVAIILFTILPFFLLHRWCSKKKNAAVMNQEPAGHRTVNREDSDEQDPQEVTYAQLDHCIFTQRKITGPSQRSKRPSTDTSVCIELPNAEPRALSPAHEHHSQALMGSSRETTALSQTQLASSNVPAAGI